The following proteins are co-located in the Panthera uncia isolate 11264 chromosome F1, Puncia_PCG_1.0, whole genome shotgun sequence genome:
- the LOC125925834 gene encoding olfactory receptor 10K1-like: MERGNGTLVTEFVFLGFSSLAGLQRLLFVAFLPLYLFTLGTNAIIVSTIVLDRALHTPMYFFYDRYVAICNPLRYTELMGHGVCVGLVAAACVCGFTIAQIITSMVFHLPFRTSNQLRHYFCDIAPVLTVASHHSRLSQLVIFMIGVFVLVVPLLLILISYIRIISAILKIPSSTGRYKAFSTCASHLIVVTVHYGCASFIYLRPKSSYSSSQDTLISVSYTILTPLFNPMIYSLRNQEFKSALRRVMGHTSYPIN, encoded by the exons ATGGAGCGGGGCAACGGGACCCTGGTGACAGAGTTCGTCTTCCTCGGCTTCTCTTCTCTGGCCGGGCTGCAGCGGCTGCTCTTTGTTGCCTTCCTGCCCCTCTACCTGTTCACTCTGGGCACCAATGCCATCATCGTTTCCACCATCGTGCTAGACAGAGCCCttcacacccccatgtacttcttc TATGACCGCTACGTGGCCATCTGTAACCCTCTGCGCTACACGGAGCTCATGGGACACGGGGTGTGTGTGGGACTCGTGGCTGCTGCCTGTGTCTGTGGCTTTACTATTGCACAGATTATCACCTCCATGGTATTCCACCTGCCCTTCCGCACCTCCAACCAGCTCCGTCACTACTTTTGTGACATCGCCCCTGTCCTCACGGTGGCATCGCACCACTCACGCCTCAGCCAGTTGGTCATATTCATGATTGGTGTGTTTGTCTTGGTCGTTCCCCTGCTACTTATCCTGATCTCCTACATTCGTATCATTTCCGCCATTCTGAAGATCCCATCCTCCACCGGCAGGTACAAGGCTTTCTCCACCTGTGCCTCTCATCTCATCGTGGTAACTGTTCATTATGGTTGTGCCTCTTTCATCTACTTAAGGCCCAAGTCCAGCTACTCCTCAAGTCAAGACACCCTCATATCTGTGTCCTACACCATCCTGACTCCGCTGTTCAATCCAATGATTTACAGTCTGAGAAATCAGGAGTTCAAGTCAGCCCTTCGAAGGGTAATGGGCCATACTTCATATCCTATTAACTAa